In a genomic window of Scyliorhinus torazame isolate Kashiwa2021f chromosome 5, sScyTor2.1, whole genome shotgun sequence:
- the LOC140421946 gene encoding uncharacterized protein: MEKPWKCGDCGKGFRVPSHLEAHRRSHTGERPFTCSVCEKGFSRLSDLRKHQQIHTGERPFTCSQCGKGFSRLSDLRIHQRVHTGERLFNCFQCGKGFSRLYALRVHQRVHTGERPFTCTQCGKGFTQISSLMSHQRIHTGEKLFICLQCGKRFRQLSSLKSHQRVHTGERPFTCSQCGKGFARLSHLQTHQRVHTGERPFSCSQCGTRFTHLSSLKTHHRDHTGERPFICSQCGTRFTHLSSLKTHHRDHTGERPFICSQCGKGFTRLSNLKTHQRVHTGEKPFTCSQCEKGFSDSSTLRKH; the protein is encoded by the coding sequence atggagaaaccgtggaaatgtggagattgtgggaagggattcagagtcccatctcacctggaagctcatcgacgcagtcacactggggagaggccattcacctgctccgtgtgtgagaagggattcagtcggttatcTGACCTGAggaaacaccagcaaattcacactggggagaggccgttcacctgttctcagtgtgggaaaggattcagtaggTTATctgacctgcggatacatcagcgagttcacactggggagaggctgttcaactgctttcagtgtgggaagggattcagtcggttatATGCCCTGCgggtacatcagcgagttcacactggggagaggccgttcacctgcactcagtgtgggaagggattcactcaaatctCCAGTCTGATgtcacaccagcgcattcacactggggaaaagctgTTCATCTGCttacagtgtgggaagagatttagacagttatccagcctgaagtcacatcagcgagttcacactggggagaggccattcacctgttctcagtgtgggaaaggattcgctcggttatcccacctgcagacacaccagcgagttcacactggggagaggccgttcagctgctctcagtgtgggacgcgATTCACTCATTTATCTAGTCTGAAGACACACCATcgagatcacactggggagagaccattcatctgctctcagtgtgggacgcgATTCACTCATTTATCTAGTCTGAAGACACACCATcgagatcacactggggagagaccattcatctgctctcagtgtgggaagggattcactcggttatctaacctgaaaacacaccagcgggttcatactggggagaagccgttcacctgctcccagtgcgagaagggattcagtgattcatccaccctgcggaaacactag